CGGACGTGGTGAGGAGATTGATCTGTCGCTCGGCGGACGGCGGCTGAAGGTGATCGACGACGCCTATAATGCCAATCCGGGTTCGATGCGCGCAGCGCTGGAGCGCCTAAACGGTCATGAAGGCGGCAAACGGCGGATTGCAGTTTTGGGCGAAATGGCAGAGCTCGGTCCTGGTGCCGCGGCCTATCACACCGAGCTAGCTACAATTATTCAGGGAAGTTCCATCGATCAGGTCTTTGTTACGGGCGAGCTTTACACCGATTTCTGGGATGCACTTTCGCCGGCAAGGCGCGGCTTCCATGCGGACTCACGGCAGGCGCTGAAGGAAATCCTCCGCGACCAGCTGGCGGACGGCGATGTCGTCCTTTTCAAGGGCTCGCACAGCACCGGAATGCATGAGCTGGTAGCGTGGCTGAAGAAGAGCGCCGATGGCAGCGCCGCCTGAATCGTTTGGCTGAGCAAGCCTGGTGCTATTTGAACTGTTCAAGGTCCATCTCATGGACTGCACGGCGGATTTCGACCTCAGACCTGCCTTGGGCAATCAGGGCGGCGGCGAGGCGACCATGATAGGCCAGCAGATGCCGCTGGCGATCTGTCGCCTGAGCATAGATGTGATGCGGTTCGAAACCGGCGGAACGCAGTCTTCGTACATAAAAAAGCTGGCTGAAAAACGGCACGACCCGATCCTCCGGATCCGAGATGATGTAGATGTCTGGTCTGGGATTGGTCGAAATACGCTCGATCTCCGTGATGGGATCATAAAACCCAGCGGCGTTGTAAAGCAGTTTGCCGGGAATTTTGCGGCGCCGTTCCCAGAAGGCGGAAACCTGCTTTACCGAGACCAGACCGGAAGTGATGACCGCCGCTGAGACGTCCTTACGCCTGTTCATAAGGCTTGCCACGATCTGTCCGCCGGCGGAATGGCCGGTCAAGATGAAGGACGATATGTTGTGCTTTTGCCTGATCTGGTCGAGTGCGCCATCCATAAGGGCAATTTCGCGCATATGGCGGCGATTGTTGTGATCTCCCGAGGAGCCGTAGATGCCGGGTCGTGCCATGAAGATTACCGGGTGTCCGGCCATTCTGGCCCAATCCACCATCTCGGCCGCGATCGTGGCGGGGGACTGGCGGATGTAGGAATCGGTGATGAAACGTACGCCCTTCGCATTGCGCAGCATCACGTCGCCGCCGAAATAAACGAGGACTGTCGGGTTCCCCGCATCGACCAGCGCCTCCGGATAATAACGAATGCACTCTCCCTCGCCTTCCGCCTCGACCCATAGTCCGCCGGGAACGGCGGCACAGGCTTCCGGTGACGTGAAAGAGCCGTTTAATGCCTCATATGGGTTGAAGGCCTCGTCTTTTAGGAAGACGGTCAGCTGGCGCGGCTTCGGCAATTCGAAAGGGCCCAGCCGCGGTGCATCGGCCAGCGCCGATTGCGATGCCCCGGGGATTGCCAGCGCGAGCAGCGCCCAGCGCACGATCCACCAGGCAAGCCTCGGTTCTTCCTTGGTCATGGATGCTCCTCCGCCGGCTTGTCCGTCCCTCCGATGAAGATATTTGCCTGTAGGCGACGGGCAGGAAGGATTTCCTATTGAAGCCGTTTACAATTAAAAAATTATGTTAGAGCGTTTCGCGATGTAACGGAACCATATCTGGCAGTTTCGAGATGGTTTTGGCATTCGCCGGACTGGATGGTT
This sequence is a window from Agrobacterium tumefaciens. Protein-coding genes within it:
- a CDS encoding glutamate ligase domain-containing protein, with the protein product MISYRVGAAGRHMALNGLAILAAVSALGHPLERAVAQLDSFAALPGRGEEIDLSLGGRRLKVIDDAYNANPGSMRAALERLNGHEGGKRRIAVLGEMAELGPGAAAYHTELATIIQGSSIDQVFVTGELYTDFWDALSPARRGFHADSRQALKEILRDQLADGDVVLFKGSHSTGMHELVAWLKKSADGSAA
- a CDS encoding alpha/beta hydrolase family protein, with the translated sequence MTKEEPRLAWWIVRWALLALAIPGASQSALADAPRLGPFELPKPRQLTVFLKDEAFNPYEALNGSFTSPEACAAVPGGLWVEAEGEGECIRYYPEALVDAGNPTVLVYFGGDVMLRNAKGVRFITDSYIRQSPATIAAEMVDWARMAGHPVIFMARPGIYGSSGDHNNRRHMREIALMDGALDQIRQKHNISSFILTGHSAGGQIVASLMNRRKDVSAAVITSGLVSVKQVSAFWERRRKIPGKLLYNAAGFYDPITEIERISTNPRPDIYIISDPEDRVVPFFSQLFYVRRLRSAGFEPHHIYAQATDRQRHLLAYHGRLAAALIAQGRSEVEIRRAVHEMDLEQFK